A region of the Cucurbita pepo subsp. pepo cultivar mu-cu-16 chromosome LG14, ASM280686v2, whole genome shotgun sequence genome:
TCAAATGTTTTGAAACTTAAGCTGTGAATTTAGGGTTTCTGGCTTTCTGATGAATCATTTCTTGCACTTTCAGTCTACCGATTTGTGGGGGATTCTGAGGGCTTTGTCTCAAATTCAGCCATTGCTGAAATTGCGGCCCTGAAAATGGTTCCCAGGAAAGACAATTCTCGTATAGATACATCTGAGCTGAAAGCTATGATCTATCGAAAGCTTGGACATCAGAGATCGGAGAAATACTTTGATCAGCTCAAAAAACTGTTGAGTTTAAAGATTAACAAAAGAGAATTCGACAAGTTTTGCATTCAGATTATTGGGAGGGAGATCATACCTCTTCATAATCGGTTTATCAAGGCAATTCTTCAAAATGCATGTGTGGCTAAAACTCCCCCTGTTCTTAGCAGTACTAGGAAAGTAGATAGCAATCTCAGTGTAAAGGTTGTGAATGGGTATCAGAGGAGTTGTCTTCAATCACTTCATGGGGATGCATTTCTTTCCTCCCCTCGAAAGGGAAGGTCTCCGGTCAGTAGAGACCGTAAGATTCGAGATCGTCCGAGTCCTCTAGGACCATGTGGAAAGCCCCAGAATATTGCACTTGAAGAACTTGCTTTCAAGGCACAAGAACAGCAAAGTGCAACAGAGTTGCATTCTCTTGGCAGCCGTCCTCCGGTGGATATGGCATCCGTAGAAGATGGAGAAGAGGTTGAGCAGGTAGCTGGAAGTCCAGGAGTTCAGAGTAGAAGCCCGGTTACCGCTCCGCTTGGAATATCCATGAACTTTGTTGGGTCTGGTAAAACTCTGTCTAATATATCTGTAGGAAGAAGAAACTGTCATGTAACAACATGTCAAAACGGCGGCGAGCTACCCGACACGAGGTTGCTAAGGACTCATTTGAAGCAAAAGTTGGAAATGGAGCAGATTGATATATCTGTTGATGGTGTAAACCTTCTTAACAATGCACTGGATGTTTACTTAAAGAGGTTGATTGAACCATGTTTGAGTTTCTCTCGGTCGAGGTGCGAGCGACCGAGATTTACAGACAATCAACCAATAACTGGCTCGAGAATCGCATTGAAGGAACAATATAGGCACAGAGCTCAACGATTGAATGCATCGTTGTTGGACTTTCGTGTTGCAATGCAACTGAATCCTGAAGTTCTTGGGAGAGACTGGACGTCACAGCTCGAGAAGATCAGTTTACGAGTTTCGGAAGAGTGAAGTGGCCGAGTTGATCGGATCTAAATGAGAAAGAGTATAGTAGGATGGATATAGGTAAAAGGTGATCATATATTGTGAATAATTTGATGGGGTTCGGTGTGTTTGAAAGTTGGTTGCTAATTTTTGCGATTCTTGTGAGGAGGAGGATAGGTTTTGTGATCGATTTGGAGCCTTGAATCGAGTTGGTTTAGGTTACATGTAGATAAAGGCTCCAATGATCATTGTCCTGAGGAATGtgtttatgatataataaaagCATTCAACTTCTGATACTCTTGGGTTCATGTTCTTGTCTGAGATTTCATGAGTGTTCTTCCTATCTGTTCCTCTTTTCATCATTCCTTTTCAAAAACATGATTTcaaaaaaagggtttttcCTCAAGATGCAGATTTCTCGAGGCTCGACCATGTATGTCATGTCGAAAAcggtaacggtccaagcctaTTGTTAGCCGTTATTGTCTTCTGTGgactttttcctttcgggctttccctcttgtaacggctcaagcccaccactactagatattgtctttttgaGTTATCCATTTCAGGCTTctcgatttttaaaacgcatttgtgAGAGGAGGTTCTAATCATCGTTGgcattcgttcccttctccaatatGTGGGAACTGCCAATTCACCTCCTTCAGGATTCAAcatccttactagcacaccacctcgtgtccacttccttcaaggctcagcctccttgctggcacattgcccggtgtctagctctgatacctaCTGTAACgtctcaagcctaccgctatctgatattgtccactttgaactttatctcaaagtttttaaatgcgtctactaggagagGATTCCACTcgttataaagaatacttcgttctcctctctaacgaatataaaatttcacaACCCTTACCCGGGAGAGTTTACACACCCTTCTAATAATGATTTGTTCTATTCCATATGGGATCCCACAAAATCGAACAGAGAACAGTTCTACTCCCCAACCGACAGAGATGAGTGCTGCGCCGAGGGAAAACACCAACCTTCTTCGTCTTCCTAAAAGAATCCGGCGAACGGAAGTACGGCGGAAAGGGCTGAGCTTGCTTCGAGAGCCTTGCAACCTTTCAACTGAGAAAAATGGCGCAAATGCAACAACCCAGAAAGCCCACAGCTTCTACAGAAGACGTCGATCATCTTTTAAAGGTTTAAGGCtgagaaacagaaacagagaaaattTTGCGGTTTTCCGGTCACGTTCACCACGCTGGGTTTTCACAGCACAATTGTACCGATGAACAGGTGGAagtaaaatttgttttcttttcctactCTCTCGAGTACGATATTACGGATACTCGCCATCttgttcatttctttaattttcggcattttttttaggaataaaGCTCTTTGGCTAAGGGAGAGtgacaaatttattttcaaaactgCGAGTGGGTGTGGATTCTGGCCAAAAATTGGGAAAGACCGTCTGACGTGTCAGGGCAAGTCGACACGTCGGCTGGAGGTCTTTTCGACTCGTCGTTCTgttgtatttaaatagaaatttggCCACTAGACTTCTTAGCCCTTTTGTTTCTTCCTACAATTGAAAATGTccatatttttagataaaaagaGAAACCAAAACAACTTATCAGTGAATAATCGATTATATATTTCTGTTTCTTCGGGTTTCATTCAatcttttataatatatttagtttaagTTAAGTGTCTATTCTAAAAAGGTATAAATTGATTTAGCGCTCAAGGCGAGATGACTCATTTATCATTACGATAATAGGTGTCAAGTGGAACTGCAGTGATGTATGGGCGAGATAGTCATTTATCATCACAATAATAAGTGTCAAGTGATGTATGGGCGAGATGAGTCATTTATCATCACGTGTCAAGTGAAAGTGCAGTGATGTATGCAGCTGAGACATCCTAACAGACCAGTGGACTTGAACCCTATTCCTACATGACCGGATTAGGCACTTgccaaatattttcattattcaacTCTTGACGACAAGAAAAAACCATTGTTGAACTCTTTGACAACATGAAAAACAAGACAAGGCAAGAGGCAAATCCATTCATGGTTGTACATCCACCAATTAATAGAACATATTCATGAATAGAGGTTGAAGAGCAAACAAAGTCAATTGGGACATACAGAAACTTAGCTGTTTTGCAAACATGAGTTTTAGCAGGTAGCAACACATTGCAGCAGAAGTATAGAAAGGCAGAGTGAATGAGATGAGATGAAAGtacaaatttgataatattatGTCCTATAAACACCCACCTTGGTTGAATAAGAAAGAACCCATCCCTCACTCATGCAGTTTGAGGAGACTTTGTCACTTTTGAAGATGGGGAAAACAGGAGAAAACATCAGATTTGGGGTGCTTTGCTTCAGCATGCTCCCTACATTTCACCTCTGAGGTTGTGCAAATGAATGTTTGCATGCACACCTTGCACTGCACCATCCAAAAATCACTTCATTCATCAGTTTTGATAACAATAAAGGAACCTATTACCTACTTATAAACTTTGAAACATTCTATAGCATAGTTGAAGAGGCACATGCACGTCAAGATGTACCGGAAGGAAGCAAGTCAGAagttaaattttcaaagtgtaaacagaaaacaaagaagattcccaccgctagcagatcaAACTACTTTTTGCACAAAAACAAAGACCATACCAACGTTCAGAGTCAACGATTTAGGtaggagagagagggagaaagaGATCTACAACCTTTTCTACTCCCTACGGCCAAGATACATCTTATATCTTTTTCCATTTAGTAACCAACCTCCAAGGAATTTATAATAACATATAAAATGTAACAccgaaatgaaattaaaataaaataaaataaaataaaataaatcggTCCAAGCCCATAGAGGGGAAAATGTGACATTTTGCCCCTCCATAGGGTTCAACTAATAGAGGccaccaaaaagaaagggaagacTAGGAG
Encoded here:
- the LOC111809727 gene encoding uncharacterized protein LOC111809727, which translates into the protein MVPRKDNSRIDTSELKAMIYRKLGHQRSEKYFDQLKKLLSLKINKREFDKFCIQIIGREIIPLHNRFIKAILQNACVAKTPPVLSSTRKVDSNLSVKVVNGYQRSCLQSLHGDAFLSSPRKGRSPVSRDRKIRDRPSPLGPCGKPQNIALEELAFKAQEQQSATELHSLGSRPPVDMASVEDGEEVEQVAGSPGVQSRSPVTAPLGISMNFVGSGKTLSNISVGRRNCHVTTCQNGGELPDTRLLRTHLKQKLEMEQIDISVDGVNLLNNALDVYLKRLIEPCLSFSRSRCERPRFTDNQPITGSRIALKEQYRHRAQRLNASLLDFRVAMQLNPEVLGRDWTSQLEKISLRVSEE